The following coding sequences are from one Streptomyces sp. NBC_01485 window:
- a CDS encoding tetratricopeptide repeat protein — translation MSPRTNDGEPEQPEHPAPASDQSAPAPDAGRDPEDASAVGDPIVSDGAGAGKAEAKPGATTAGDTTAEDATTGDDLPESAATEAAEAAEAVTATGPSTPVVDARVDAGADSDPGAAVADGADTAAGIHAETSAETSAGPDDRVAAVRRVGAAGRRWRGVQLGACAAMLAVALTAGAIALGAARDGQNVPVATAAAVSPGLLASGNLDSSITALQAHLRVQPKDFGGWATLGLAYVEQARTKGDPSRYPQAEQALKRSLALRPDNDQALAGRAALAAARHDFANALTFADQALKLNPYSERALCSRIDALVELGRYADADQAVRTADERRPGVPVFTRYAYVHELRGDVTTARRVLDRALAASTSPGDIAYVASQLGQLAWNQGDYPSALTHYARALAADENYLPALEGRARAQAAIGQQAEAIKGLELIVARYPLPGPLVELGELYDARGAEGDAAKAQDQYVLVDAWTAIARANGVNADLDTALAAADHGDKATALRAARDDWSRRHTVHTADALAWALHVNGKDAEALPYARQATATGYHNAAFLYHRGVIEKATGHAADARTHLSAALKLNPGFATLGAREARTALKTLEASK, via the coding sequence ATGTCCCCGCGGACGAACGACGGCGAACCGGAGCAGCCCGAGCACCCGGCCCCGGCCTCAGACCAATCGGCCCCGGCCCCGGACGCCGGGCGGGACCCCGAGGACGCCTCCGCCGTGGGCGACCCGATCGTGAGCGACGGGGCCGGGGCCGGCAAGGCCGAGGCGAAGCCCGGAGCCACCACCGCCGGAGACACCACCGCGGAGGACGCGACCACCGGGGACGACCTGCCGGAGTCCGCAGCCACCGAAGCCGCTGAAGCGGCGGAGGCCGTGACGGCCACCGGCCCCAGTACGCCGGTTGTCGATGCCCGCGTCGATGCCGGAGCCGACTCCGACCCCGGTGCCGCCGTCGCCGACGGCGCCGATACTGCCGCCGGTATCCATGCCGAGACCTCCGCCGAGACCTCCGCCGGTCCCGACGACCGTGTCGCCGCCGTTCGGCGGGTGGGTGCCGCCGGGCGGCGTTGGCGGGGGGTGCAACTCGGGGCGTGTGCGGCCATGTTGGCTGTCGCGCTCACTGCCGGGGCGATCGCGCTCGGGGCGGCGCGGGACGGGCAGAACGTGCCCGTGGCGACCGCCGCGGCGGTCTCTCCGGGGCTGCTCGCCAGCGGGAACCTCGACTCCAGCATCACCGCGCTCCAGGCCCATCTCCGCGTCCAGCCGAAGGACTTCGGCGGCTGGGCCACCCTCGGACTCGCCTACGTCGAGCAGGCCCGTACCAAGGGCGACCCCTCCCGCTACCCGCAGGCCGAGCAGGCCCTGAAGCGCTCCCTCGCCCTGCGCCCCGACAACGACCAGGCCCTCGCCGGCCGGGCCGCCCTCGCCGCCGCCCGGCACGACTTCGCGAACGCCCTGACCTTCGCCGACCAGGCGCTGAAGCTGAACCCCTACAGCGAGCGCGCCCTGTGCTCCCGTATCGACGCCCTCGTCGAGCTCGGCCGCTACGCCGACGCCGACCAGGCCGTGCGCACCGCCGACGAACGGCGGCCCGGAGTACCGGTGTTCACCCGCTACGCCTACGTCCACGAGCTGCGCGGCGACGTCACCACCGCCCGTCGGGTCCTGGACCGGGCGCTCGCCGCGTCGACCTCCCCAGGCGACATCGCCTACGTCGCCTCCCAGCTCGGCCAACTCGCCTGGAACCAGGGCGACTACCCCAGCGCGCTGACCCACTACGCGCGCGCCCTGGCCGCCGACGAGAACTACCTCCCCGCGCTGGAGGGCCGCGCCCGCGCCCAGGCCGCGATCGGTCAACAGGCCGAGGCCATCAAGGGGTTGGAGCTGATCGTCGCCCGCTATCCGCTGCCCGGCCCGCTGGTCGAGCTCGGCGAGCTGTACGACGCCCGGGGCGCCGAGGGCGACGCGGCGAAGGCCCAGGACCAGTACGTCCTCGTCGACGCGTGGACCGCCATCGCCCGCGCCAACGGCGTCAACGCCGACCTCGACACCGCGCTCGCCGCCGCCGACCACGGCGACAAGGCGACGGCCCTGCGCGCGGCCCGCGACGACTGGTCGCGCCGGCACACCGTGCACACGGCGGACGCGCTCGCCTGGGCCCTGCACGTCAACGGCAAGGACGCCGAGGCGCTCCCCTACGCCCGGCAGGCCACCGCCACCGGCTACCACAACGCGGCCTTCCTCTACCACCGCGGTGTGATCGAGAAGGCCACCGGTCACGCCGCCGACGCCCGTACCCACCTCTCCGCCGCCCTGAAGCTGAACCCCGGCTTCGCCACGCTGGGCGCCCGCGAGGCCCGTACGGCACTCAAGACGCTGGAGGCGAGCAAGTGA
- a CDS encoding nickel transporter, translated as MISRRLLASCAAVFTAGCALALVPSASASAHPLGNFTVNRYDGLVAAPGQLRVDHVEDLAEIPATQAKPDIERLGMTEWARQRCATAASGSKVTVDGGAVPLTAGTSKAVLRPGQAGLHTLRVECRLTAPLPDEATITLGFHSEGASSGPGWREITARGDRMTLTDSDVPSKSTSGELTSYPKELLSSPADTSTASVKVRPGGAALVEEGRNAPAASILPRGADRWTQALNNLVARQHLTVGFAALALVIAIVLGALHAVAPGHGKTIMAATAAARGGKARMKDVLPLAASVTITHTLGVVALGLLVTAGSAAAPSVIAWLGLASGALVLFAGASLARRAWRNRAPGHAPGHSHGHDDGPGHSHDHGHDHDHGHDHGPGHGHTHSHEPSKPPARQLALVGAPAERTHDDHGHSHGHGHSHGHEHRHDHSEHTHDEHEHPHPHTHDHGRTHTHTHGGRTHTHAIAPTLRGTILLGFAGGMVPSPSAVVVLVGAAALGQAWFGLLLVVAYGVGLALTLTAAGFAVVRLGSGATRLLDRQPRWTTHPVVTLVRRNMPLWSAFLVVALGAGLVLKGAASVLG; from the coding sequence GTGATTTCCCGTCGTCTGCTCGCCTCCTGCGCGGCCGTGTTCACGGCCGGCTGCGCGCTCGCGCTGGTTCCTTCCGCCAGCGCGAGCGCGCACCCCCTCGGCAACTTCACCGTCAACCGCTACGACGGTCTCGTCGCCGCCCCCGGACAGCTCCGCGTCGACCACGTCGAGGACCTCGCCGAGATCCCGGCGACCCAGGCGAAGCCGGACATCGAACGCCTCGGGATGACCGAGTGGGCCCGGCAGCGGTGCGCGACGGCCGCGAGCGGCAGCAAGGTCACCGTCGACGGCGGCGCCGTCCCGCTCACCGCGGGCACGAGCAAGGCGGTCCTGCGGCCCGGTCAGGCGGGGCTGCACACCCTGCGCGTCGAGTGCCGGCTGACGGCCCCGCTCCCCGACGAGGCCACGATCACCCTCGGCTTCCACAGCGAGGGCGCCTCCAGCGGCCCCGGCTGGCGTGAGATCACCGCCCGCGGCGACCGTATGACGCTGACCGACTCCGACGTGCCGTCGAAGTCGACCTCGGGCGAACTCACCAGCTATCCCAAGGAGTTGCTCTCCTCCCCGGCGGACACCTCGACCGCGTCCGTGAAGGTGCGGCCGGGTGGCGCGGCCCTCGTCGAGGAGGGCCGTAACGCGCCGGCCGCGTCCATCCTGCCGCGCGGCGCCGACCGCTGGACGCAGGCCCTGAACAACCTGGTCGCCCGGCAGCACCTCACCGTCGGCTTCGCCGCGCTGGCGCTGGTGATCGCCATCGTGCTCGGCGCGCTGCACGCCGTCGCCCCGGGCCACGGCAAGACCATCATGGCCGCGACGGCGGCCGCCCGGGGCGGCAAGGCCCGGATGAAGGACGTCCTCCCGCTCGCCGCCTCCGTCACCATCACGCACACCCTGGGCGTCGTCGCCCTCGGCCTCCTCGTCACCGCCGGTTCGGCCGCCGCGCCCTCGGTGATCGCCTGGCTGGGCCTGGCGAGCGGCGCGCTGGTCCTCTTCGCGGGCGCGAGTCTCGCCCGCCGCGCCTGGCGCAACCGTGCCCCCGGCCACGCACCCGGCCACAGCCACGGTCACGACGACGGCCCCGGTCACAGCCATGACCACGGACACGACCATGACCACGGGCACGATCACGGACCTGGCCACGGGCACACCCACAGCCACGAGCCGTCCAAGCCCCCCGCCCGTCAACTCGCCCTCGTCGGAGCCCCCGCCGAACGCACGCACGACGACCACGGACACAGCCACGGGCACGGACACAGCCACGGCCACGAGCACCGTCACGACCACTCCGAGCACACCCACGACGAGCACGAGCACCCGCATCCCCACACCCACGACCACGGCCGTACCCACACGCACACCCACGGCGGCCGCACCCACACCCACGCCATCGCCCCCACCCTCCGCGGCACGATCCTCCTCGGCTTCGCCGGCGGCATGGTGCCCAGTCCGTCCGCCGTGGTCGTGCTGGTCGGCGCGGCGGCGCTCGGGCAGGCCTGGTTCGGGCTGCTGCTCGTCGTCGCGTACGGCGTCGGGCTCGCGCTGACCCTCACCGCCGCCGGGTTCGCCGTCGTCCGGCTGGGCTCGGGCGCGACCCGCCTGCTGGACCGGCAGCCGCGCTGGACCACCCACCCGGTCGTGACGCTCGTCCGCCGCAACATGCCCCTGTGGTCCGCGTTCCTCGTCGTGGCCCTGGGCGCCGGACTGGTGCTCAAGGGGGCCGCATCCGTGCTCGGCTGA
- a CDS encoding serine/threonine-protein kinase, translating to MSEEGSERLIAGRYRLLTPLGEGGMGTVWRALDEVLHREVAVKEVRAPHGLSASDVERLYARLEREAWAAARVANRNVVTVYDVATQDGRPWIVMEIVRGISLAELLDSEGPLEPARAAHIGAEVLAALRAAHEAGVLHRDVKPANVLLSNDGRVVLTDFGIATVEGTSALTMTGEVIGSPEFLAPERALGRTPGPESDLWSLGVLLYAAVEGNSPFRYDTPLSTLRAIVDEELPPPHRAGPLAPVIEGLLRKDPADRLPADTAERDLRIVAAGGDPYEGTAPTTPQSPYTPYPPTAVTPAEPFRHEPSSPTPPQPWTAAPATASSAEPRRNRRAGVALVAGVAVLALAVAGLTYGLLNRDNGSGGKATGGVTNSGTDLASSPATRPETSSEESSESPSPSPSESASSEAPPQTVEVTVAGANTDYSGSCPPSDADAPAFTATITVGQLPATVSYRWVSKEGELSGQTWKTLDFPSGGGKSQQDKVIVSTYAESGTYQNAIGVEVREPVKATSDKVPFSVTCETEAPTDGTSPSPSSSPSE from the coding sequence GTGTCCGAAGAGGGCAGTGAACGTCTGATCGCGGGCCGCTACCGCCTGCTGACCCCGCTCGGCGAGGGCGGCATGGGGACGGTGTGGCGGGCTCTCGACGAGGTGCTGCACCGCGAGGTCGCCGTCAAGGAGGTCCGCGCCCCGCACGGGCTGTCGGCCTCCGACGTCGAGCGGCTGTACGCCCGGCTGGAGCGCGAGGCCTGGGCCGCGGCCCGGGTCGCGAACCGGAACGTCGTCACGGTGTACGACGTGGCCACGCAGGACGGGCGGCCCTGGATCGTCATGGAGATCGTGCGGGGGATCTCCCTCGCCGAGCTGCTGGACTCCGAGGGACCGCTGGAACCGGCGCGGGCCGCGCACATCGGGGCCGAGGTGCTGGCCGCGCTGCGGGCCGCGCACGAGGCCGGGGTGCTGCACCGGGACGTCAAACCGGCGAACGTGCTGCTGTCGAACGACGGCCGGGTGGTGCTCACCGACTTCGGCATCGCGACCGTCGAGGGCACGTCCGCGCTGACCATGACCGGCGAGGTCATCGGCTCCCCCGAGTTCCTCGCGCCGGAACGCGCGCTGGGGCGTACGCCGGGGCCCGAGTCGGACCTGTGGTCGCTGGGCGTGCTGCTGTACGCGGCGGTCGAGGGCAACTCCCCCTTCCGGTACGACACTCCGCTGAGCACCCTGCGCGCGATCGTCGACGAGGAACTGCCGCCGCCGCACCGGGCCGGGCCGCTCGCGCCCGTGATCGAGGGGCTGCTGCGCAAGGACCCGGCCGACCGGCTGCCCGCCGACACGGCCGAGCGTGACCTGCGGATCGTGGCGGCGGGCGGCGACCCGTACGAGGGAACCGCCCCTACGACGCCGCAGTCGCCGTACACGCCCTATCCGCCGACGGCCGTGACCCCCGCCGAGCCGTTCCGTCACGAGCCGTCCTCGCCGACCCCGCCCCAGCCCTGGACGGCGGCCCCGGCGACGGCCTCCTCGGCCGAGCCGCGACGCAACCGGCGCGCCGGGGTGGCCCTGGTCGCCGGTGTGGCGGTGCTCGCGCTGGCGGTCGCCGGGCTGACGTACGGGCTGCTGAACCGGGACAACGGCAGCGGCGGCAAGGCCACCGGTGGGGTCACCAACAGCGGTACGGACCTCGCGAGTTCACCGGCGACGCGGCCGGAGACGAGCAGCGAGGAGTCCAGCGAGTCGCCGAGTCCGAGTCCGAGCGAGAGCGCCTCCTCGGAGGCCCCGCCGCAGACCGTCGAGGTCACCGTCGCCGGCGCGAACACGGACTACTCCGGTTCCTGTCCGCCGTCGGACGCCGACGCGCCCGCCTTCACGGCGACGATCACCGTGGGGCAGTTGCCCGCGACGGTGTCCTACCGCTGGGTGTCGAAGGAGGGCGAGCTGTCCGGGCAGACCTGGAAGACGCTCGACTTCCCGTCGGGCGGCGGCAAGTCCCAGCAGGACAAGGTGATCGTGTCGACGTACGCGGAGAGCGGGACGTACCAGAACGCGATCGGCGTCGAGGTGCGGGAGCCGGTCAAGGCGACGTCCGACAAGGTGCCTTTCTCGGTCACCTGCGAGACGGAGGCCCCGACGGACGGGACCTCCCCCTCCCCCTCCTCCTCGCCGTCCGAGTGA
- a CDS encoding SGNH/GDSL hydrolase family protein: MRRFRLVVIVSSVLLAVSAALTGAASAQGSQLAAGGGYVALGDSYSSGVGAGGYISSSGDCKRSTKAYPYLWNAAHAPASFTFAACSGARTGDVLAGQLGGLNSTTGLVSLTVGGNDAGFADVMTTCVTGSDSSCLNRINTARAYVDSTLPGKLDTVYSTIRSKAPNARVVVIGYPRFYRLRTVCLGLSEAKRSAINNAADYLDAATAKRAAAHGFVFGDVRTPFTGHEICSGSSWLHSLNLLNIGESYHPTAAGQSGGYLPVLNSAA, from the coding sequence ATGAGACGTTTCCGACTTGTCGTCATCGTCAGCTCAGTCCTCCTCGCCGTCAGCGCCGCCCTCACCGGGGCGGCTTCGGCGCAAGGGTCCCAACTCGCCGCCGGCGGCGGCTATGTGGCGCTCGGCGACTCCTACTCGTCCGGTGTCGGCGCGGGCGGCTACATCAGCTCCAGCGGCGACTGCAAGCGCAGCACCAAGGCGTACCCGTACCTCTGGAACGCCGCCCACGCCCCCGCCTCGTTCACTTTCGCCGCTTGCTCGGGCGCTCGAACGGGTGATGTTCTGGCGGGTCAGCTCGGCGGCCTGAACTCCACCACCGGCCTGGTCTCCCTCACCGTCGGCGGCAACGACGCCGGCTTCGCCGACGTCATGACGACCTGTGTCACCGGCTCCGACAGCTCCTGCCTGAACCGCATCAACACCGCCAGGGCCTACGTCGACTCGACGCTCCCCGGCAAACTCGACACCGTCTACTCGACGATCCGCTCCAAGGCGCCGAACGCCCGCGTCGTCGTCATCGGCTACCCCCGCTTCTACCGGCTGCGCACGGTCTGCCTGGGCCTGTCGGAGGCCAAGCGCTCCGCCATCAACAACGCGGCCGACTACCTCGACGCGGCGACCGCCAAGCGCGCCGCCGCCCACGGCTTCGTCTTCGGCGACGTCCGCACCCCGTTCACCGGCCACGAGATCTGCTCCGGCAGCTCCTGGCTGCACAGCCTCAACCTGCTGAACATCGGCGAGTCCTACCACCCGACCGCAGCCGGTCAGTCGGGCGGCTACCTGCCGGTCCTGAACAGCGCGGCCTGA
- a CDS encoding glycosyltransferase family 2 protein, which produces MSSVLQPATSGEDLQDLQGPSTAGKYRPISSHLAIAPPVSVVIPAMNEAENLPYVFKTLPDWIHEVVLVDGNSTDDTVQVARDLWPGVKVVAQRGRGKGDALITGFEACSGDIIVMVDADGSADGNEIVSYVSALVSGADFAKGSRFANGGGTDDMTFIRWLGNRVLCAIVNRKFGARYTDLCYGYNAFWRHCLDKIELDCTGFEIETLINIRVVKAGLKVQEIPSHEYLRIHGVSNLRAVRDGLRVLRVILRERSNRRALRRLARRSPMLDSARGEVS; this is translated from the coding sequence ATGAGTTCTGTTCTGCAACCGGCGACCTCGGGCGAGGATCTCCAGGATCTCCAAGGCCCGTCGACCGCCGGCAAGTACCGGCCCATCTCCTCTCACCTGGCCATCGCGCCACCGGTGAGCGTGGTCATCCCGGCGATGAACGAGGCCGAGAACCTTCCGTACGTCTTCAAGACCCTGCCGGACTGGATCCACGAAGTGGTCCTGGTCGACGGCAACTCCACCGACGACACCGTCCAGGTCGCGCGCGACCTGTGGCCCGGCGTCAAGGTCGTCGCGCAGCGGGGCCGGGGCAAGGGCGACGCCCTGATCACCGGCTTCGAGGCGTGCAGCGGCGACATCATCGTGATGGTCGACGCGGACGGCTCGGCCGACGGCAACGAGATCGTGTCGTACGTCTCCGCCCTCGTCTCGGGCGCGGACTTCGCCAAGGGCTCCCGTTTCGCCAACGGCGGCGGCACCGACGACATGACCTTCATCCGGTGGCTCGGCAACCGGGTCCTGTGCGCCATCGTCAACCGCAAGTTCGGCGCCCGCTACACCGACCTGTGCTACGGCTACAACGCGTTCTGGCGACACTGCCTGGACAAGATCGAACTGGACTGCACCGGCTTCGAGATCGAGACCCTGATCAACATCCGGGTCGTCAAGGCGGGGCTGAAGGTGCAGGAGATACCCAGCCACGAGTACCTGCGCATCCACGGCGTCAGCAACCTGCGCGCCGTCCGCGACGGGCTGCGCGTACTGCGGGTGATCCTCCGGGAGCGGTCCAACCGGCGGGCGCTGCGCCGGCTGGCGCGCCGCTCGCCGATGCTCGACTCGGCCCGGGGAGAGGTGTCTTGA
- a CDS encoding glycosyltransferase family 2 protein encodes MSTIDVSVVICVYTEDRWEDILAAVASVRAQTHPALETLVVVDHNATLLDRLRSEYKEIGETGEVRVLPNAGPRGLSAGRNTGIAASCGEVVAFLDDDAVAERDWLRRFADPYSDPRVLAVGGRAVPVWSSGRRPDWFPEEFDWVVGCSYRGLPPGRVRVRNILGGNASFRRSAFDFVGGFATGIGRDGSKRPMGGEETDLCIRLSRARPDAILLMDDRAVIHHKVPEGREHFGYFRTRTYAEGLSKALVARSVGADKGLETERRYATRVLPAGVLRGLRDQLLARPGGARRAGAIVAGVLTAAGGYAVGSLRARRAGTTFAVVPISPDDVERAA; translated from the coding sequence TTGAGCACGATCGACGTCTCCGTCGTCATCTGCGTGTACACCGAGGACCGCTGGGAGGACATCCTCGCGGCGGTCGCCTCGGTGCGGGCGCAGACCCACCCGGCCCTGGAGACGCTGGTCGTCGTCGACCACAACGCGACCCTCCTGGACCGGCTGAGAAGCGAGTACAAGGAGATCGGGGAGACCGGCGAGGTGCGGGTGCTGCCCAACGCGGGCCCGCGCGGTCTGTCGGCCGGCCGCAACACCGGCATCGCCGCCTCGTGCGGCGAGGTCGTCGCGTTCCTCGACGACGACGCCGTCGCCGAACGGGACTGGCTGCGCCGGTTCGCCGACCCCTACTCCGATCCCCGGGTGCTCGCCGTGGGCGGCCGGGCGGTGCCCGTCTGGTCGTCCGGCCGGCGGCCCGACTGGTTCCCCGAGGAGTTCGACTGGGTGGTGGGCTGCTCCTACCGGGGTCTGCCGCCCGGCCGGGTCCGGGTGCGCAACATCCTCGGCGGGAACGCCTCCTTCCGGCGCAGCGCGTTCGACTTCGTGGGCGGCTTCGCCACCGGCATCGGACGCGACGGCAGCAAGCGCCCGATGGGCGGCGAGGAGACGGATCTGTGCATCCGGCTCAGCCGCGCGAGACCCGACGCGATCCTGCTGATGGACGACCGTGCGGTGATCCATCACAAGGTGCCCGAGGGGCGCGAGCACTTCGGGTACTTCCGCACGCGCACCTACGCCGAGGGGCTGTCCAAGGCGCTCGTCGCCCGCAGCGTCGGCGCCGACAAGGGGCTGGAGACCGAACGCCGGTACGCCACGCGGGTGTTGCCGGCCGGTGTGCTGCGCGGACTGCGCGACCAACTGCTGGCCCGGCCCGGCGGCGCCCGGCGGGCGGGCGCGATCGTCGCCGGGGTGCTGACGGCGGCCGGCGGGTACGCGGTCGGCAGTCTGCGGGCGCGGCGGGCGGGGACGACGTTCGCCGTGGTGCCGATCTCCCCGGACGACGTGGAGCGTGCCGCATGA
- a CDS encoding polysaccharide deacetylase family protein codes for MTPERVPILMYHAVAAAPSDATRALSVTPEAFAGHLAVIADRGLTPLTTADLAARWRTGRPLPDRPVLITFDDGYEGVHRHALPALSKHGFPATLFVSTGWIRGAYDTGGGLDTMLDWGQVRQLADGGVEIGGHSHTHPQLDQLDDVRLRAELTRCREIVADELGGPPASFAYPYGYSSRRVRAAVRGHGFAQALAVGNSLARRAQGPYALRRVTVRRTTDAAEFERLLDGRAIGRTFARDRALTKGYAVVRRARRLQRPV; via the coding sequence ATGACGCCGGAGCGCGTACCGATCCTCATGTACCACGCGGTCGCCGCCGCCCCGAGCGACGCCACCCGCGCCCTGTCGGTCACGCCCGAGGCGTTCGCCGGGCACCTGGCGGTGATCGCGGACCGGGGCCTGACCCCGCTCACCACCGCCGACCTGGCGGCCCGCTGGCGCACCGGCCGGCCGCTGCCGGACCGCCCGGTGCTGATCACCTTCGACGACGGCTACGAGGGCGTCCACCGGCACGCCCTCCCCGCCCTGTCGAAACACGGCTTCCCGGCCACCCTGTTCGTCTCCACCGGCTGGATCCGGGGTGCCTACGACACCGGCGGCGGCCTGGACACCATGCTGGACTGGGGTCAGGTACGCCAACTGGCGGACGGGGGCGTCGAGATCGGCGGACACAGCCACACCCACCCGCAGCTCGACCAGCTCGACGACGTCCGGCTGCGCGCCGAGCTGACCCGCTGCCGGGAGATCGTCGCCGACGAACTGGGCGGCCCGCCCGCGTCGTTCGCCTACCCGTACGGCTACTCCAGCCGCCGGGTGCGCGCGGCGGTGCGCGGACACGGCTTCGCGCAGGCGCTCGCCGTGGGCAACTCCCTCGCCCGCCGCGCCCAGGGGCCGTACGCCCTGCGGCGGGTGACGGTACGGCGTACCACGGACGCCGCCGAGTTCGAGCGGCTGCTCGACGGCCGGGCGATCGGCCGTACGTTCGCCCGGGACCGGGCGCTGACGAAGGGGTACGCGGTGGTCCGGCGGGCGCGGCGACTCCAGCGGCCGGTGTGA